One genomic segment of Vespa velutina chromosome 10, iVesVel2.1, whole genome shotgun sequence includes these proteins:
- the LOC124952329 gene encoding zinc finger MYM-type protein 3 isoform X2, with translation MDSNIDITSAQTSNILSPVQNDTSLQTNKENEDSIEKSICETLKPDQINLVNEENVSENIQSDKIICDKDIIVDTTKSNVKNTDTRETANDSNVCTDEISKECNIKTQESTSQITDKHTDQSLINKENNSIATPDVNILNEISNEQLETVNLINEHNVNDPKETILQNTNPKNIEDCSPQEESVNNADVTDTIKQESIINMNNTQSFTNDTDTKSKNSDVHEDIDISNIDQGTSDKNASVPENTEFVQFSQDKHGDSQIENQSIDAEDPFAGDNLTSENVEQMETDSPTETSIDFSKLCEQGDILQNIVHTRDIDFNTKLNNNEKVNSLQEDERDKISLDNEHHSTASKECAESIPNKSHSSVTIKAENKNTLSEEDILITNTTESINRCNKHVKKDAGGVTPMETEEEQSDILPGQDDELCIIPDSMKMIIPEKVMEKKNNDKSKSTLDEVVIQEEGQKSIAESVESITVNHQERTIADNNTNKEQVQSTQEQHTNVEKDVLITTDVINLDDESKNSEIEEISSKEMCKQCNEERSCKIKVKIGVDSFNVCSKTCKTLFKAANNRATDIPSDTVNSKRDKRCANCLLIIESNDEKNLSWETMEFCNEECLGKFQNKYGSYCRNCNGSVQAVSLGKYCVRFGYDVRQFCCSTCLEEFKKGLKVCSYCQKDISSGTEGFLAPVGDKGQFKDFCTQNCMEKYSKMSSTDLPNIEKKSCSVCQEEKLVHCEVQLDRANPVVICSEPCFAAFKFVNKVDPDQCSTCKQFFELQNKKSFVIFYENEAHTFCTKTCLNIFIITNRKIVPCNWCKVKKYNFDMIKKELKNGQIMMMCSLNCLTLYQVSINAVSAKRINCDFCKEFSQAQYHLTMSDATIRNFCSYNCVMNFQSQYTKSPITIPSSDDPVPTGMPKRTMPQRTTNQNTSKVNEIQNKKNMPVISSVTSLATIGNGQASPSATQNNVNTTVQNQVPQIIYKQQIITRPPSPTNIHNKITQCKPLMHTKGVSVRPHPCTKSTQTEETQQMVIPIPVPIYVPYPVHMFSMPFPIPLPFPLPIPVPVFIPTTRNSTKGIFKDIKRIQEKIPADPFEAELLMMAEMVATEKKTNETDSDSAEDRDDDGGDHDNAHSDNFSPDGVDSNNTFGDMLQMALKMATGELDEPAVDLEAALTSNTITATQTPAQSEAPIDNDVQIERSITARGRKRVVPYKSRSTPNKKSRRVSATNDMPLMPPPEPQPPPQPRILEPIEKPDANMALKYTFGVNAWRQWVVAKNAELEKQSTPLRKMKLFKTDLLQLTADELNYSLCLFVKEVRKPNGAEYAPDTIYYLCLGIQQYLFENNRIDNIFTDSYYEKFTDCLNEVAKKFSVLYNDTQYIVTRVEEEHLWECKQLGAHSPHVLLSTLMFFNTKHFNLVTVEEHMQLSFSHIMKHWKRNPAAQPATVAGKVPGSRNVLLRFYPPQSALANSRKKKVYEQQENEENPLRCPVKLYEFYLSKCPESVKTRNDVFYLLPERSCVPDSPVWYSTSPLAKEHLVKMLYRVKMVKEINVALLTS, from the exons atggATTCAAATATTGACATAACATCAGCCCAAACATCTAACATATTATCTCCAGTACAAAATGATACGAGTttacaaacaaataaagaaaatgaagattcTATAGAAAAATCTATATGTGAAACTCTAAAACCTGATCAAATAAATCTtgtaaatgaagaaaatgttaGTGAAAATATTCAGtcagataaaattatttgcgaTAAGGATATAATTGTTGATACTACAAAATCAAATGTCAAAAACACAGACACAAGAGAAACTGCAAATGATTCAAATGTATGTACGgatgaaatttcaaaagaatgtaatataaaaacacAGGAATCCACTTCACAAATTACTGATAAACATACGGATCAGTctcttataaataaagaaaataacagtaTAGCAACTCCTGatgtcaatattttaaatgaaatttcgaatGAACAATTAGAAActgtaaatttaataaatgaacaTAATGTTAATGAtccaaaagaaacaatattacaaaatactAATCCAAAGAACATCGAGGATTGTTCTCCACAAGAAGAAAGTGTAAACAATGCAGATGTAACCGATACAATTAAGCAAGAATCTATAATAAACATGAATAATACACAATCATTTACAAATGACACAgatacaaaaagtaaaaactcAGATGTACATGAAGATAttgatatatcaaatatagatCAGGGAACATCTGATAAAAATGCTTCTGTACCAGAAAATACTGAGTTTGTACAATTCTCGCAAGACAAACATGGTGATTCTCAAATTGAAAATCAATCTATAGACGCTGAAGATCCTTTCGCTGGAGACAATCTGACCTCTGAAAATGTTGAACAAATGGAAACAGATAGTCCTACAGAAACAagtattgatttttcaaagcTATGTGAACAAGGTGATATTCTTCAGAATATTGTTCATACAAGagatattgattttaatacaaagttaaataataatgaaaaagtgaaTTCATTACAAGAGGATGAAAGAGATAAGATTTCTCTTGATAATGAACATCATTCAACTGCTTCAAAAGAATGTGCTGAATCTATACCAAATAAGTCACATTCATCTGTAACAATCAAggcagaaaataaaaatactctTTCAGAGGAAGATATATTGATAACAAATACTACAGAATCTATTAATAGGTGTAATAAACATGTAAAAAAGGATGCAGGAGGTGTAACACCAAtggaaacagaagaagaacaaTCTGATATATTACCTGGGCAGGATGATGAATTGTGTATTATTCCAGATagtatgaaaatgataataccaGAAAAagtaatggaaaagaaaaataatgataaaagtaaaTCTACATTGGATGAAGTTGTTATTCAAGAAGAGGGACAAAAATCAATTGCTGAAAGCGTTGAAAGTATTACAGTAAATCATCAAGAAAGAACTATAGCAGACAATAATACTAACAAAGAGCAGGTACAAAGTACGCAAGAACAGCATACAAATGTGGAGAAAGATGTGCTGATAACTACTGATGTTATAAATCTTGACGATGAATCTAAAAATTctgaaattgaagaaatttcATCAAAAGAAATGTGTAAACAGTGCAATGAAGAAAGATCATGtaaaattaaagtaaagaTTGGCGTTGATAGTTTCAATGTATGTTCTAAAACAtgtaaaacattatttaaagCTGCTAATAATAGAGCAACGGACATACCAAGTGATACAGTTAATTCAAAAAGAGATAAACGCTGTGcgaattgtttattaattattgaatcaaatgatgaaaaaaatctttcatgGGAAACAATGGAATTTTGTAATGAAGAGTGTTtaggaaaatttcaaaataaatatggaAGCTATTGTAGGAATTGCAATGGTTCCGTTCAAGCAGTAAGTTTAGGAAAATATTGTGTACGTTTTGGTTATGATGTCAGACAATTTTGTTGCTCTACGTGTTTAGAAGAGTTTAAAAAAGGTTTAAAAGTATGTAGTTACTGTCAAAAAGATATAAGTTCAGGTACCGAAGGTTTTTTAGCTCCTGTCGGTGACAAAGGACaatttaaagatttttgtACCCAAAACTGcatggaaaaatattcgaaaatgagCTCTACTGATCTTccaaatatagaaaaaaaatcttgtagTGTCTGCCAAGAG GAGAAACTTGTACATTGTGAAGTCCAATTAGATAGAGCTAATCCAGTAGTTATATGTAGTGAGCCATGTTTTGCAGCATTTAAGTTTGTAAACAAAGTTGATCCAGACCAATGCTCTACTTGCAAACAATTTTTTGAAttacaaaataagaaaagttttgttatcttttatgaaaatgaaGCCCATACGTTTTGTACTAAGacatgtttaaatatatttataattacaaataggAAAATAGTACCTTGTAATTGGtgcaaagtaaaaaaatataattttgatatgattaaaaaagaattaaaaaatggaCAAATAATGATGATGTGTAGTTTAAATTGTTTAACATTATATCAg GTATCTATTAACGCAGTTTCAGCCAAACGTATAAATTGTGACTTCTGCAAAGAATTTTCTCAAGCACAATATCATTTAACGATGTCAGACGCAACAATACGCAATTTTTGTTCATATAATTGTGTGATGAATTTTCAATCTCAGTATACAAAATCACCAATAACAATACCATCGAGTGATGATCCTGTACCAACAGGAATGCCAAAACGAACAATGCCACAAAGAACTACAAATCAGAATACatcaaaagtaaatgaaatacaaaataaaaaaaatatgccaGTTATATCTTCAGTAACAAGTTTAGCCACTATAGGAAATGGACAAGCTAGTCCGTCTGCTACACAAAATAACGTAAATACTACAGTTCAAAATCAAGTGCCACAGATCATTTATAAGCAACAAATTATCACAAGACCACCTAGCCCaacaaatattcataataaaattactcaATGTAAACCCTTAATGCATACAAAGGGCGTTTCTGTACGTCCACATCCATGCACTAAATCGACACAAACAGAAGAAACTCAACAGATGGTAATTCCGATACCTGTACCAATTTATGTTCCATATCCTGTACATATGTTTAGTATGCCTTTTCCAATACCATTACCTTTCCCATTACCTATACCTGTCCCTGTTTTTATACCTACAACAAGAAATAGTACTAAAGGAATTTTTAAAGACATTAAAAGGATACAAGAAAAGATACCTGCTGATCCTTTTGAAGCCGAACTTCTTATGATGGCTGAAATGGTAgctacagaaaaaaaaactaatgaGACTGATTCTGATTCAGCAGAAGatag GGATGATGATGGAGGTGATCATGATAATGCACATAGTGACAACTTTAGTCCAGATGGTGTTGATTCTAATAATACTTTCGGTGATATGTTACAAATGGCATTAAAAATGGCTACTGGAGAATTGGATGAACCAGCGGTTGATTTAGAAGCTGCTTTAACATCAAATACAATAACAGCAACTCAAACTCCAGCACAATCTGAAGCACCTATAGATAACGATG TTCAGATAGAACGTTCAATAACTGCACGTGGAAGAAAACGAGTAGTTCCATACAAATCTCGATCTActccaaataaaaaaagtagacGCGTTTCTGCTACTAATGATATGCCACTCATGCCTCCTCCAGAACCTCAGCCACCACCTCAACCAAGAATTTTGGAACCTATTGAAAAGCCAGATGCCAATATGgctttaaaatatacatttggAGTTAATGCTTGGCGACAATGG GTAGTAGCGAAAAATGCagaattagaaaaacaaaGTACACCATtaaggaaaatgaaattatttaaaacagaTCTTTTACAACTTACAGCAGATGAATTGAATTATTCATTGTGTCTTTTTgtaaaagaagtaagaaaaccAAATGGTGCTGAATATGCTCCTGATACAATATATTACCTTTGTTTgg GAAtacaacaatatttatttgagaataatagaatagataatattttcacagattcatattatgaaaaatttacagACTGTCTAAATGAGGTTGCAAAGAAATTTTCTGTTCTTTATAATGATACac AATATATTGTAACAAGAGTAGAGGAAGAACATCTGTGGGAATGCAAACAATTAGGTGCTCATTCACCACATGTACTTTTAAGTACACTTATGTTTTTCAATACAAAACATTTTAATCTTGTG actGTAGAAGAACATATGCAATTATCATTCTCTCATATTATGAAACATTGGAAACGAAATCCGGCAGCACAGCCTGCAACAGTTGCTGGAAAAGTTCCAGGTTCAAGAAATGTACTTTTAAGATTTTATCCACCACAGTCAGCTCTtg CTAATTCACGTAAGAAGAAAGTTTACGAACaacaagaaaatgaagaaaatccTTTGAGGTGTCCTGTCAAAttgtatgaattttatttatcaaagtg CCCAGAAAGTGTTAAAACACGCAATGATGTATTCTATTTATTGCCAGAAAGAAGTTGTGTACCCGATAGTCCAGTATGGTATTCGACATCACCACTTGCCAAGGAACATTtggtaaaaatgttatatcgtGTTAAAATggttaaagaaattaatgtagCTTTATTGACTAGTTAG